The segment AAGTAGGGGTGGAGCCATCATAAATATTGGAAATTTAAATGTGACCAACAGTACACTCGCAAACAACAACGCAACAAATTATGGTGGGGCCCTATTTAATTTTGTGCGTGGTGAAACTACTCCTAGGATAGTTAATTTTAACAGGATTGTTGGAAACAATGCATCTTACGGCAGTGCAATTTACTGTTTGTATGGTGCAGTGGATGCTACGCTTAACTGGTGGGGTTCCAATGATCCAGTATGGACAAACCTAATATTAAATAATGCTGGAACAATAGATACTTCAACATGGCTTTACATGACAATAAACGCCACACCAACCACTATCAACAATACTCAAAGCAGTTTAGTTACAGTTAGTTTCAACAACCAGTATAATGGTACTACGGTTACTTCATTCGATCCTAAGACAGGCCACATACCTGATGGAACATTTGTAAACTCTAGCAGTGCATTGGGAACTTTCAGCCCTATAACCACAACAATTAATGGTATTGCAACATCAGTCTTCACAGCAAGCCATGCAGGAACTGGTAACCTGAATGCAACTACCGATAATCAAACAGTTACACAACTCTTAACAGTGAATCCAGCTTCATACCTGTACCTGAACACTACAACATCCAAAAAGAACCCAACTACTGGTGAAACATTCATTGTAACCTACAAACTCAGTAACAGCGGGCCGGACAATGCAACCAATGTTACAGTATCATTCCAGATACCCGCAGGATTGGAATTTGTAACTGCAACTGTTGATAACGGAACATACAACTACAACGCTGCAAACAGAACAGTAACCTGGAACCTAACCAACGTGGCAGTGGGAGATCCTTATCTATACCTCACAGTCAAGGCTTTAGGAACTGGAAGCTACTCTATCACTCCAACGATAACCTCAGAGACATTCAACAGGAACACAAATCCATTAATGCCGTTCAGCATTAGTGTAAAAGCACAGAACAACTCTAATGGCAATACAGTGAACGCTGCAACAACAACAAAAACAGTTCCAATGCAAACCACAGGTATGCCAATAGCAGGACTTGTACTCGCAATTCTAGCTGTACTCGGCGGAATATTCACACCAAGGAAAAAATAAACCCCCTTTAATCCCTTTTTTATTCTTTTTTTAGGATCAAAAAGTTATGTTTATCCAAAAAAGGTGTTCAAATCTTCATAATATCTTAATTTAAGCTTTTTTTTAAAGGTTAAAACTGATTTTGTCGGTTTTTTTTGAAAATTAAGTTGATATTAAAAGAAAATATTGATATTAAAAAATTTTAAAAAAATTTCCTAAAAAAAATGAGTTCAGGAATTCACCCCTGGATTTCAGGATTCATCCCTTGGCTCCCCCATTTCCTCTATTTCATCTGCAACGTGCCAGTGGTCTCCACGTTTTTCAGCCCGTCTTATGAAGTAGACTCCTATAAGCGCTCCAACTATTCCACCGGCAGTGTCTGTGAAGAGGTCGTTCATGGTATCATCAATGGCATTCTGGGTTGGTGAGCCCTGCATCTGAGTATTCCCTGTTATCTCCCCTATTATGGTGTGTGATAGGTACTTGTCGTATGTGTACTCTCCCATTTCAAGCATACCTCCAAATCCTATGGTTACAATCACAATAAGCACGGCCATTGAAGCTACACCGGCCTTCAACTTACCGTAGAAGTACATGGTGTAAACTGCCATCATACCTATGAGTGCAACGTAAAGGGGCAGCATGAAGTGCATGAAGTTGTCGTAGTGGGGTACTCTGACGTAGAGTCCCAGTGCATCACCACCCACAAGTTCGAAGAGAACCATTGCAAGAAGCAGAAGTTCGATCTCAACTGGAATGGCACGTATCCGATTTCTTGTGAAGAAGGATGGTGCATGCATGATCAACAGTGCCACCAGAATGAGAACTCCGAATATTCTCTCTGAACCTGTGGCACCACCGAATATGGTGATGTAGATACCTGCAGCCAGGAGAAAAACCCTCAGCACGATGAGGATTATTCTTTCTGTGGGGTTTATATTTTCGTCTGGTTTAAAGTAACTCATATCTAACCTCCAGATTAAATCAATGCATTCAGATCATTAAATCTAACTCAAAAAATCTAAACCTCCTTAAATAATTTCATTATTCCTTTTATTATTTATTATTTTATATTTTTAAGCGCAGTTCAACCAAGTATATTCAGTTCAAACTCATATATCCTGAATTTTGTTCAAGGATCAGGTGGAACAATAGGTTTAAGTACAAAAATGAACACATCTAATTTAATAAAAACTAAGCTTAAAATAAGAAATATCTACATTTTTAAACTACTTAAAGATTTAAACCTACCTTATCCAATTCAACGAAGATTCACGGTAGATCATGAGTTTCCCATAACTTTTAAAGATTCAAAAAGTTTCCCATAACCTTAAAGATTCAAATAACTTTTAAAGTTGATTCAAAAAAAAGAAATAATATTATAAATGCTTTTTCAAATGGAGATGTTTAATGAAGAAAATTTTAATGATACCCCTTATCATGGTCATGGTACTCCAGGTGGCACCTGTATCTGCATGGTCAGTTACAACCCACTACGAGATAGCTGATGAAACATACAGCTCCCTTTCCCCTGCAGTTCAGGAGAACCTGAGTGAGATAGCAATGAGGGACGGTGCAGACGACCCTGACCTGAAGTTCAGGGACTTCCAGAACCATCACATGCCATACAGTGCCATTAAAGCACAGTACTGGTTAAACAAGGGAAAAATCAGCTACGACAGCGGCAACTATCACTACGCAAGTTACTGTTTTGGTGTGGCATCCCACTACATATCAGACAGCTTCTGCGCACCCCACACAGTGAACGGAGCATCGAAGGTGGACCATGCACTCTATGAAGTACAGGCAATGCTCCTTGAACCCCATGTAAGTTACATGAATTCTGACCTTAACCCCCTATTAGATCATGGTCAGGCAGAGGGTGAAGTGAGCTGGACAGAATGGAACCAGAACAAGGGCGATGCTGTAGTTCAGAACAACCTTGATAACGCTGCAAGTGCTTCTTACACGCTCATAAGTGAATATGCAACGTGAAGGAACACTTTCCTTTTATTTTAAAACCAACTCTTTTTTTATGGGGTTAATTTTAGTTTTTTTTAATTTAGTTTTTTTTAATGGGTTTAGTTTTAGAAAATGAGTTTTTATTTTGGATTTTGTTGTTAATTATTATAAAAAATAATTTCTATTTTTAAATTTAGTTTTAAAACCTTCATTATTATAAAAAAAATAATTTCCTTATTATAAAAAAAATGAAAATTCTCATGTCTTGAATTCTTTATTATTTAGAAAAAATTAAGGAATCTCTATTTAGAAAAAAATGAAGAAATCTCAAGTGAAAGAATGAATAAAAATAAATCCTTCACTTTAGTTGAAGAAACCTTCAATAATTCAAAGGCTTTAAGGTTTAACCTGCTTTATTCTGAACCCTTTCTGTACTCATGTGTGAAGGTTCTGTCGTAGAGCTTTGAAGGAGTTACATGGGGAGTACCAAGCACATCACCAACAACGATCATTGCAGTTTTCTCTATTCCAGACTCCTTTACTTTGCCTGCAATATCCTCAAGTGTACCCCTCACTATCCTCTCATCAGGCCAGGATGCCTTCTGAACAACTGCAGCAGAAGTTTCAGCAGGGTAATGACTTCGAAGATCCGAGACAACTTCCTCTATCATGTGAACACCAAGGAATATGCACATGGTTGCACCGTGCTCTGCAAGACTTGAAATGGATTCACCTGAAGGTTTAGGTGTACGACCCTCGGGCCTTGTGATTATAACTGTCTGAGAAACATCTGGAAGTGTTAACTCGGTTTCAAGGGCAGCTGCAGTTGCAAAGAGTGAGCTGACACCTGGAATTAATTCAAAGGGTATTCCAAGTTCCTGAAGGTCTTCCATCTGCTCGCCTATGGCTCCGTAGATTGAAGGGTCTCCTGTGTGAACCCTTGCAACAGTTTTTCCCTTGCTTGTTTCATCCTTCATGACCTGAACGATCTCATCCAGGTTCATGGATGCGCTGTTGTATATCAGGGCATCCTCCCTTGCACAGTCCAGAACTGCCCTGTTAACAAGGGAACCTGCGTAGATAATAACATCTGCACTTTCCAGTACCTTGTAAGCTTTAACTGTTAAAAGTTCAGGGTCTCCAGGACCCCCTCCTATGAATACTACTTTTCCCTTCATCTTTTTAATCCTCTGAGCATTATTTAAGGTTAGACTTTGATGTTTCTGCTATTTATTTATATGTACATCATCAGGGCCAGATTCAAAAACATGTCCATGTTTACTTTTAAAAATTATTAAAACATAATTTTTCATAGGAAAATTAATTCAAGATCATAAAAAAAATTAATTTATCCTGAGGATTTAGGTTCTTTGAATCTGAACTTAAAAAATCTGAACTTTAAAAAAGATGGAAAGATTCTCTTAAATGTCCATCCTTTCCTCAA is part of the Methanobacterium aggregans genome and harbors:
- a CDS encoding DUF11 domain-containing protein, encoding METKNKHSVLKIPLLLLMCVVMLSLGVNAVSAAGASDNSTIYVSTQGNDTWDGLNATYNGTSGPKKTITNATGTVATNGTVHIAKGTYNESGININHNMTITGENQQNTIINGTNTDTIFYIISGVNVNISNLTLTQGESPDGGAIYNEGITTLTNCNFENNSVYGYGGAIENYGALNITKCVFTNNSAMVDGGAISNEKGCSVNIKDSTLTGNTAMNNGGAIYNGGTLTITNTALTNNNASRGGAIINIGNLNVTNSTLANNNATNYGGALFNFVRGETTPRIVNFNRIVGNNASYGSAIYCLYGAVDATLNWWGSNDPVWTNLILNNAGTIDTSTWLYMTINATPTTINNTQSSLVTVSFNNQYNGTTVTSFDPKTGHIPDGTFVNSSSALGTFSPITTTINGIATSVFTASHAGTGNLNATTDNQTVTQLLTVNPASYLYLNTTTSKKNPTTGETFIVTYKLSNSGPDNATNVTVSFQIPAGLEFVTATVDNGTYNYNAANRTVTWNLTNVAVGDPYLYLTVKALGTGSYSITPTITSETFNRNTNPLMPFSISVKAQNNSNGNTVNAATTTKTVPMQTTGMPIAGLVLAILAVLGGIFTPRKK
- a CDS encoding zinc dependent phospholipase C family protein, translating into MKKILMIPLIMVMVLQVAPVSAWSVTTHYEIADETYSSLSPAVQENLSEIAMRDGADDPDLKFRDFQNHHMPYSAIKAQYWLNKGKISYDSGNYHYASYCFGVASHYISDSFCAPHTVNGASKVDHALYEVQAMLLEPHVSYMNSDLNPLLDHGQAEGEVSWTEWNQNKGDAVVQNNLDNAASASYTLISEYAT
- the cobM gene encoding precorrin-4 C(11)-methyltransferase, which codes for MKGKVVFIGGGPGDPELLTVKAYKVLESADVIIYAGSLVNRAVLDCAREDALIYNSASMNLDEIVQVMKDETSKGKTVARVHTGDPSIYGAIGEQMEDLQELGIPFELIPGVSSLFATAAALETELTLPDVSQTVIITRPEGRTPKPSGESISSLAEHGATMCIFLGVHMIEEVVSDLRSHYPAETSAAVVQKASWPDERIVRGTLEDIAGKVKESGIEKTAMIVVGDVLGTPHVTPSKLYDRTFTHEYRKGSE